A region from the Lolium perenne isolate Kyuss_39 chromosome 4, Kyuss_2.0, whole genome shotgun sequence genome encodes:
- the LOC127296867 gene encoding non-specific lipid transfer protein GPI-anchored 14 — MAPALVMVAFVAVVAAAACVGVGGDMNSDRSECADQLVGLAPCLQYVQGEARTPAPDCCGGLRQVLGKSPKCLCVLVKDKDDPNLGIKINASLALALPSACGATKANVSHCPELLHIPPNSKDAAIFSPGGEKGTAATPGKDNTASTTNSRAQQAANGAIATSTATAGVALAALLAGYLALLLPADVLAAPF; from the exons ATGGCGCCGGCGTTGGTGATGGTGGCGttcgtggcggtggtggcggcggcggcgtgtgtGGGAGTGGGAGGGGACATGAACTCGGACCGGAGCGAGTGCGCGGACCAGCTGGTGGGGCTGGCGCCGTGCCTGCAGTACGTGCAGGGCGAGGCGCGGACTCCGGCGCCGGACTGCTGCGGCGGGCTGCGGCAGGTGCTGGGGAAGAGCCCCAAGTGCCTCTGCGTGCTGGTGAAGGACAAGGACGACCCCAACCTGGGCATCAAGATCAACGCCTCCCTTGCCCTCGCCCTCCCCTCCGCCTGCGGCGCCACCAAGGCCAACGTCTCCCACTGCCCAG agCTGCTGCACATCCCTCCGAACTCGAAAGACGCCGCCATCTTCAGCCCCGGCGGCGAAAAGGGCACCGCTGCAACTCCAG GCAAGGACAACACGGCGTCGACGACCAACTCCCGCGCCCAGCAAGCCGCCAACGGGGCCATCGCCACCTCGACAGCCACCGCCGGCGTCGCACTGGCGGCGCTGCTGGCCGGCTACCTTGCTCTGCTCCTACCAGCGGACGTCCTGGCCGCCCCCTTCTAA